A genomic segment from Tachypleus tridentatus isolate NWPU-2018 unplaced genomic scaffold, ASM421037v1 Hic_cluster_2, whole genome shotgun sequence encodes:
- the LOC143242449 gene encoding zinc finger MYM-type protein 1-like, which translates to MDHAFTSEDQESEVRPKPLPRKRKVQSSMEKFCGPKLPVKQGKCEQTIQQAEVQQSGSSVETVGLSTASEGIHPSVGSKASMDDSLQAELIIPSKPNQPQNFQYPNRECKQFKGSFQPSWYEEVPWLHYIEFSDTVLCHTCLLAEKEQKLNAKYKESAFLRDGFSNWKKAREKFRDHQMSQHHKMAEENEIVLSKTCCYIGEMLDMTLGEEKKESRSNMAKIIENLQFLARQGLALQGHSDEESNFIQLYHLRAKNNFKMIEWLKKKTNKCVTHDVQNEILEVMELQVLRDVASCIRNGRYFSILADECTDVANKKQLTICVRWIDDNLEPHEDFIGFYEIPTIKADTIVLAIKDAIIRMNLTLTNCRGQCYDAGCPMAGSRRGVAEQILKDAPKAHYTYCHEHALHLAVCDATKGSKLLADTLDITYEICKLIKFSPKCQGLLEKIKANINLETAGLKVICPTRWTVRGQSFDRIIANHKALLLEWDVCLEDHLDSEMRARIIGVRFQIEKFEYFFALHLGVAVYSLTDNLSKTLQKTCMSAAQGQQNAKLVAGVLDKMRNDSNFDKIYEEVHRKAMELNIFEPQMPRQKREPKRFEVGTGEPSFPSSHKEFYRRQYFEVLGLAINAINRRFDQPGFQAYRHMEDLLLKFL; encoded by the exons ATGGATCATGCTTTTACCAGTGAGGATCAGGAGAGTGAG GTCAGACCAAAGCCCCTTCCCAGAAAAAGAAAAGTACAGTCATCGATGGAAAAGTTCTGTGGTCCCAAGCTGCCTGTTAAACAAGGGAAATGTGAACAAACTATACAGCAGGCAGAGGTTCAGCAAAGCGGGTCGTCAGTAGAAACTGTTGGTCTATCGACAGCTTCAGAGGGCATCCATCCTTCTGTAGGTAGCAAAGCAAGTATGGATGACAGTTTACAGGCGGAATTGATAATCCCGTCAAAACCAAATCAACCACAAAATTTCCAGTACCCCAATAGGGAATGCAAGCAATTCAAAGGATCATTTCAGCCGTCATGGTACGAAGAAGTTCCTTGGTTACACTACATAGAGTTTTCAGATACGGTTCTTTGTCACACCTGCTTACTGGCAGAAAAAGAGCAGAAACTCAATGCAAAGTACAAGGAATCGGCTTTCCTCCGAGATGGCTTTtcaaactggaagaaggcaaGGGAAAAGTTTCGAGATCACCAAATGTCGCAGCACCATAAAATGGCAGAAGAGAATGAAATAGTTCTTTCCAAAACATGTTGTTACATTGGCGAAATGTTGGACATGACACTGGGAGAAGAGAAGAAAGAATCTAGGAGCAACATGGCCAAAATCATCGAGAACTTACAGTTCTTGGCTAGACAGGGTCTAGCTTTGCAAGGACACAGCGATGAAGAATCGAACTTCATACAACTTTATCACCTCAGAGCaaagaacaattttaaaatgattgaGTGGcttaagaagaaaaccaacaagTGTGTTACACATGATGTTCAGAACGAAATATTAGAGGTAATGGAATTGCAGGTGTTGCGAGATGTGGCGTCTTGTATCAGAAATGGTCGTTATTTCTCCATCCTTGCCGATGAATGCACTGACGTTGCAAACAAGAAACAGCTTACAATATGTGTTCGATGGATTGACGACAATCTGGAACCCCACGAGGACTTCATCGGATTTTATGAAATCCCCACCATAAAGGCAGATACCATCGTATTGGCCATCAAGGACGCGATAATTCGGATGAACTTGACCCTGACCAACTGTCGGGGCCAGTGCTACGATGCCGGATGTCCTATGGCTGGATCACGAAGAGGTGTTGCTGAACAAATTCTCAAAGATGCTCCTAAGGCACACTATACATATTGCCATGAGCATGCCTTACATTTGGCAGTATGTGACGCAACAAAAGGGTCTAAGTTGTTAGCTGATACTCTAGATATCACATACGAAATCTGCAAGcttataaaattttcaccaaagtGTCAAGGTCTGCTCGAAAAAATAAAAGCTAACATCAACCTAGAAACAGCAGGTCTAAAGGTGATTTGCCCAACTCGCTGGACAGTTCGCGGCCAGAGCTTCGACCGCATCATTGCCAACCACAAAGCGCTTCTCTTGGAGTGGGACGTTTGTCTGGAAGATCATCTAGACTCTGAAATGAGGGCACGAATAATAGGTGTCAGATTCCAAATAGAGAAATTTGAATACTTCTTCGCTCTTCATCTTGGTGTCGCCGTGTACTCTTTGACGGACAATTTGTCAAAAACATTGCAGAAGACCTGCATGTCTGCAGCACAGGGgcaacaaaatgcaaaactggtAGCAGGTGTTCTTGATAAAATGAGGAATGATAGTAATTTTGACAAGATATATGAAGAAGTGCACCGAAAGGCAATGGAGCTCAACATTTTCGAACCTCAAATGCCAAGACAGAAGAGAGAGCCCAAGCGTTTTGAGGTAGGAACCGGTGAGCCATCGTTCCCGTCGTCTCACAAGGAATTCTACAGAAGGCAGTACTTTGAGGTTCTTGGCCTTGCCATTAACGCAATCAACCGTCGTTTTGATCAGCCAGGCTTCCAGGCGTATCGACATATGGAAGATCTTCTCTTGAAATTTCTTTGA